In one window of Azoarcus olearius DNA:
- a CDS encoding peroxiredoxin: MSLRINDIAPDFTAETTQGTIRFHDWIGDGWAILFSHPKDFTPVCTTELGYMAKIEPEFRRRNCKIIGLSVDPVDNHARWAKDIEETQGYLPAYPMIGDPNLEVAKLYNMLPAEEPGTSEGRTPANNATVRSVFVIGPDKRIKLMLTYPMTTGRNFDEILRVLDSMQLTAAHKVATPVNWKHGEDVIIAGSVSDDDAKKLFPQGWKAPKPYLRIVKQPG; this comes from the coding sequence ATGTCGCTGCGCATCAACGATATCGCCCCCGACTTCACCGCCGAAACCACCCAGGGCACCATCCGCTTCCATGACTGGATCGGCGACGGCTGGGCCATCCTGTTCTCGCATCCCAAGGACTTCACCCCGGTGTGCACCACCGAGCTGGGCTACATGGCCAAGATCGAGCCGGAATTCCGCCGGCGCAACTGCAAGATCATCGGGCTGAGCGTGGACCCGGTGGACAACCACGCACGGTGGGCGAAGGACATCGAGGAAACCCAGGGCTATCTGCCGGCCTACCCGATGATCGGCGACCCCAATCTGGAAGTGGCCAAGCTCTACAACATGCTGCCGGCTGAAGAACCGGGCACCTCCGAAGGCCGCACCCCGGCCAACAACGCCACCGTGCGCTCGGTGTTCGTGATCGGCCCGGACAAGCGCATCAAGCTGATGCTGACCTATCCGATGACCACCGGCCGCAACTTCGACGAAATCCTGCGGGTGCTCGATTCGATGCAACTCACCGCGGCGCACAAGGTGGCGACCCCGGTGAACTGGAAGCATGGCGAGGACGTGATCATCGCCGGCTCGGTGTCCGACGACGACGCGAAGAAACTCTTCCCGCAGGGCTGGAAAGCGCCCAAGCCCTACCTGCGCATCGTCAAGCAACCCGGCTGA
- a CDS encoding YbhB/YbcL family Raf kinase inhibitor-like protein has product MPLTLTSPAFGPGGNIPPRHTCDDRDTSPELAWSGVPEAARSLVLIVDDPDAPDPAAPKMTWVHWLLYNLPADVHGLAENVAEADLPTGTLQGINDWKRTGYGGPCPPIGRHRYFHKLYALDTRLPDLHQPTKAALEQAMQGHVLERAELMGYYQRGH; this is encoded by the coding sequence ATGCCACTGACCCTGACCTCGCCTGCCTTCGGCCCCGGCGGGAACATTCCGCCCCGCCACACCTGCGACGACCGCGACACCTCGCCCGAACTCGCCTGGAGCGGCGTGCCCGAAGCCGCGCGCAGTCTGGTACTGATCGTCGACGACCCCGACGCCCCCGATCCCGCGGCGCCGAAGATGACCTGGGTGCACTGGCTGCTGTACAACCTGCCGGCGGATGTGCACGGACTGGCGGAGAACGTGGCCGAAGCCGATCTGCCGACCGGCACGCTGCAGGGCATCAACGACTGGAAGCGCACCGGCTACGGCGGCCCCTGCCCGCCGATCGGTCGCCACCGCTACTTCCACAAGCTGTACGCGCTCGACACCCGCCTGCCCGACCTGCACCAACCCACCAAGGCCGCTCTGGAGCAGGCGATGCAGGGACATGTGCTGGAGCGGGCGGAGCTGATGGGGTATTACCAGCGGGGGCATTGA
- a CDS encoding alkene reductase — MTTLFDPIAAGDLQLANRIAMAPLTRNRAPNAVPAAITATYYAQRASAGLLISEATAISQQGQGYADVPGLYGADQIAGWKKVTDAVHAAGGRIVVQLWHVGRVSHTSLQPGGAAPVAPSAIAAHTKTYIIEADGKGSFVPTSTPRALDIEELPGIVEDYRRAARAAIEAGFDGVEVHAANGYLIDQFLRAGSNKRTDAYGGSIENRTRLLVEVMEAITAEIGASRTGIRISPVTPANDIADPDPQPLFTHVVEQLARWPLAYVHVIEGATGGARDFQQGDQPFDYAALRAAYQAAGGKAAWMVNNGYTRELAEAAVAEGRADIVAFGKAFISNPDLVVRLREKVALNPWDTTTFYGGGEKGYLDYPTLG, encoded by the coding sequence ATGACGACCCTGTTCGACCCGATCGCCGCCGGCGACCTCCAGCTCGCCAACCGAATCGCCATGGCGCCGCTCACCCGCAACCGTGCCCCGAATGCGGTGCCGGCCGCGATCACCGCCACCTACTACGCCCAGCGCGCCAGCGCGGGTCTGCTGATCAGCGAGGCAACGGCGATCAGCCAGCAGGGCCAGGGTTATGCCGACGTGCCGGGCCTGTATGGCGCCGACCAGATCGCGGGCTGGAAGAAGGTGACCGACGCGGTGCACGCGGCCGGCGGCAGGATCGTCGTCCAGCTGTGGCACGTGGGCCGCGTCTCGCACACCTCGCTGCAGCCTGGCGGCGCCGCGCCGGTGGCACCGTCGGCCATTGCCGCCCATACCAAGACCTACATCATCGAAGCCGACGGCAAGGGCAGCTTCGTGCCCACCTCCACCCCGCGCGCGCTGGATATCGAAGAGCTGCCCGGCATCGTCGAAGACTACCGGCGTGCAGCCCGCGCCGCGATCGAAGCGGGCTTCGACGGCGTCGAAGTGCACGCCGCCAACGGCTACCTGATCGACCAGTTCCTGCGCGCCGGCAGCAACAAGCGCACCGACGCCTACGGCGGCAGCATCGAGAACCGCACCCGCCTGCTGGTGGAGGTGATGGAAGCGATCACCGCCGAGATCGGCGCCAGCCGCACCGGCATCCGCATCTCGCCGGTCACCCCGGCCAATGACATCGCCGACCCCGATCCGCAGCCGCTGTTCACCCACGTGGTGGAGCAACTCGCGCGCTGGCCGCTCGCCTACGTCCATGTCATCGAAGGCGCCACCGGGGGCGCGCGCGACTTCCAGCAGGGCGACCAGCCCTTCGACTACGCCGCGCTGCGCGCCGCCTACCAGGCCGCCGGCGGCAAGGCCGCGTGGATGGTGAACAACGGCTACACCCGCGAACTGGCGGAAGCGGCGGTGGCAGAAGGCCGCGCCGACATCGTCGCCTTCGGCAAGGCATTCATCTCCAACCCGGACCTCGTCGTGCGCCTTCGCGAGAAGGTTGCGCTGAATCCGTGGGACACCACCACCTTCTACGGTGGCGGCGAAAAGGGCTATCTCGACTATCCCACGCTGGGCTGA
- a CDS encoding c-type cytochrome has protein sequence MKRIRTSALATAAGLALASNAIAQAPAATPSVPEALAPAKVSLLERPQPNIDTLADDDYGRLARRGHELATRTFAHIGPEVKDKTKRYAGNNLSCTSCHQENATKPFAIPWVGVTSTFPQYRGREDALSTVEERVNGCMERSMNGRALPLDSPEMKAFVTYIHFLSRGIPVGAEIEGSATKAVKVPNRRADLAAGQAVFQAQCQVCHGENGEGRRVGVAGDAQGYIFPPLWGPDTFNNGAGMNRILTAVRFIKHNMPQGVNYQSPVLSDDEAFDVAGYILSKARPVKANLEKDFPARWNKPIDAAFPPYVDGAPADQHKYGPFPPLAEKAREMAAKHAESLKEGKAQPAAR, from the coding sequence ATGAAGCGCATCCGTACATCCGCCCTGGCCACCGCGGCCGGGCTGGCATTGGCAAGCAACGCGATAGCCCAGGCGCCGGCCGCCACCCCATCGGTGCCGGAGGCGCTGGCGCCGGCCAAGGTGAGCCTGCTGGAGCGTCCGCAGCCCAACATCGACACCCTGGCGGACGACGATTACGGCCGGCTGGCACGCCGCGGCCACGAACTGGCGACGCGCACCTTTGCCCACATCGGCCCCGAGGTGAAGGACAAGACCAAGCGCTACGCCGGCAACAACCTGTCCTGTACCTCCTGTCACCAGGAAAACGCGACCAAGCCCTTCGCGATCCCCTGGGTCGGCGTCACCTCGACCTTTCCGCAGTACCGGGGGCGCGAAGATGCCTTGAGCACGGTGGAAGAGCGGGTGAACGGCTGCATGGAGCGCAGCATGAACGGCCGCGCGCTGCCGCTGGACTCGCCCGAGATGAAGGCTTTCGTGACCTACATCCACTTCCTGTCGCGCGGCATACCGGTGGGGGCGGAGATCGAAGGCAGCGCCACCAAGGCGGTGAAAGTGCCGAACCGCCGCGCCGACCTCGCCGCGGGGCAGGCGGTATTCCAGGCCCAATGCCAGGTCTGCCATGGCGAAAATGGGGAAGGCCGGCGCGTGGGCGTGGCCGGCGATGCGCAGGGTTACATCTTTCCGCCGCTGTGGGGGCCGGACACCTTCAACAACGGTGCCGGCATGAACCGCATTCTCACCGCGGTGCGCTTCATCAAGCACAACATGCCGCAGGGCGTGAACTACCAGTCGCCCGTTCTTTCCGACGACGAAGCCTTCGATGTGGCCGGCTACATCCTGTCCAAGGCGCGCCCGGTGAAGGCGAATCTGGAGAAGGACTTCCCGGCGCGCTGGAACAAGCCGATCGACGCCGCGTTCCCGCCCTATGTGGATGGCGCGCCGGCGGACCAGCACAAGTACGGCCCCTTCCCGCCGCTGGCCGAAAAGGCGCGGGAGATGGCCGCGAAGCACGCCGAGTCATTGAAGGAAGGGAAGGCACAGCCGGCAGCGCGCTGA
- a CDS encoding thioredoxin family protein has protein sequence MQTRYSETAPDRAELDALGGPVLVEFGTNWCGFCRAAQAPLAQAYADHPEVRHVKVEDGPGRRLGRSFGVKLWPTLVFMRDGKELARVVRPVDASEIADGFARIDPPAA, from the coding sequence ATGCAAACCCGCTACAGCGAAACCGCGCCGGACCGCGCCGAACTCGACGCGCTCGGCGGCCCCGTGCTGGTCGAATTCGGCACCAACTGGTGCGGCTTCTGCCGTGCCGCGCAAGCCCCGCTGGCACAGGCATATGCCGACCACCCCGAGGTCCGCCACGTCAAGGTGGAAGACGGACCGGGGCGCCGCCTGGGACGCAGCTTCGGCGTGAAGCTGTGGCCCACGCTGGTGTTCATGCGCGACGGCAAGGAGCTTGCGCGCGTGGTGCGCCCGGTCGATGCCAGCGAAATCGCGGACGGCTTCGCCCGCATCGACCCGCCCGCGGCCTGA
- a CDS encoding VOC family protein yields the protein MDIKPIPEGYRSITPYLSIDGAAAAIDFYRRAFGATEQFRLALPDGSVGHAELRIGDSTIMLADGCEQGVARSPRTLGGSSVGLHLYVEDVDAVYAQAVAAGARAISEPKDQFYGDRSGTLEDPFGHMWFVASHKEDLLPAEIEKRVAALFGDGKG from the coding sequence ATGGACATCAAACCGATCCCCGAGGGATACCGCAGCATCACCCCCTACCTGAGCATTGACGGCGCCGCCGCCGCGATCGACTTCTACCGCCGCGCCTTCGGCGCCACCGAGCAGTTCCGGCTGGCGCTGCCCGACGGCTCGGTGGGCCATGCGGAGCTGCGCATCGGCGACAGCACCATCATGCTGGCCGATGGCTGCGAGCAGGGGGTGGCGCGCAGCCCGCGCACGCTGGGCGGTTCCAGCGTGGGGCTGCATCTGTACGTGGAGGACGTGGACGCGGTGTATGCGCAGGCGGTGGCCGCGGGCGCGCGCGCGATCAGCGAGCCCAAGGACCAGTTCTACGGCGACCGCAGCGGCACGCTGGAAGACCCGTTCGGCCACATGTGGTTCGTCGCCAGCCACAAGGAAGACCTGCTCCCGGCCGAGATCGAGAAGCGGGTGGCGGCGCTGTTCGGCGACGGCAAGGGCTAG
- a CDS encoding fused MFS/spermidine synthase has product MDTTRSPAPPATVLLFGLVFVEGFASLGAEIIALRRLVPHLGSAITVTAPTIGFFLLALALGYHAGGRVDGGFLERVRRNFLIAAALAGAGLAGPVVDALFAHVAPPLLAYLLFIGLVLCPIAWLLGQTVPILTNLLRHERAGARSGAALYWSTLGSFLGSLLLSLGVMQWLGVAAAVVLCALLLLAVLTPRAGLAARGLVLAAAAATLALNLWLPQQRETAYATYRVAPAALAGMDEARVMWINNSAASLIDRSEPPRYARYITRLRTILRDELGWRGKRILVLGAGGFTLSHREPANDYLYVDIDPAVRELAEREFLGEPINGRFVAADARRFVADSEERFDAVVVDAYSALTSVPAHLVTREFWRDTRRVLADDGLLFVNLIVDNRLATPYARNLLATLQSVYGPCAVEILFRDRPQGNVLVQCFAGPPPAATVYTDELNRADLDLFEARRKTP; this is encoded by the coding sequence ATGGACACCACCCGCTCCCCCGCTCCGCCCGCCACCGTGCTGCTGTTCGGCCTGGTGTTCGTCGAAGGTTTCGCCTCGCTCGGCGCGGAAATCATCGCGCTGCGTCGGCTGGTGCCCCACCTGGGCAGCGCGATCACCGTCACCGCGCCCACCATCGGCTTCTTCCTGCTCGCGCTGGCGCTCGGCTATCACGCCGGCGGCCGCGTCGACGGTGGATTTCTCGAGCGCGTGCGGCGCAATTTCCTGATCGCGGCGGCGCTGGCCGGCGCGGGGTTGGCCGGGCCGGTGGTGGATGCCCTGTTCGCCCACGTCGCGCCGCCGCTGCTGGCCTATCTGCTGTTCATCGGTCTCGTGCTGTGCCCCATCGCCTGGCTGCTCGGCCAGACGGTGCCGATCCTGACCAACCTGCTGCGCCACGAGCGCGCGGGCGCGCGCAGCGGTGCCGCGCTGTACTGGTCCACGCTCGGCTCCTTCCTCGGTTCGCTGCTGCTGTCGCTGGGGGTGATGCAATGGCTGGGGGTGGCGGCAGCGGTGGTGCTGTGCGCGCTCCTGCTGCTGGCGGTGCTGACGCCGCGGGCGGGTCTGGCGGCCCGGGGCCTCGTGCTGGCGGCCGCGGCCGCCACGCTGGCGCTCAACCTGTGGCTGCCCCAGCAGCGCGAAACCGCCTACGCGACCTACCGCGTGGCGCCGGCGGCGCTGGCGGGCATGGACGAGGCCCGCGTGATGTGGATCAACAACTCCGCCGCCTCGCTGATCGACCGCAGCGAACCGCCGCGCTACGCGCGCTACATCACGCGCTTGCGCACCATCCTGCGCGACGAACTCGGCTGGCGCGGCAAACGCATCCTGGTGCTGGGCGCGGGCGGCTTCACGCTGTCGCACCGCGAACCCGCCAACGACTACCTCTACGTCGATATCGACCCCGCGGTGCGTGAGCTGGCCGAGCGCGAGTTCCTCGGCGAGCCGATCAACGGCCGCTTCGTCGCCGCCGACGCGCGCCGCTTCGTTGCCGACAGCGAGGAACGCTTCGACGCCGTGGTGGTGGATGCCTACAGCGCGCTCACCAGCGTGCCGGCCCACCTGGTCACCCGCGAGTTCTGGCGCGACACGCGCCGCGTGCTGGCGGACGACGGCCTGCTGTTCGTCAACCTCATCGTCGACAACCGGCTCGCCACGCCTTACGCGCGCAATCTGCTCGCCACGCTGCAATCGGTCTATGGGCCCTGCGCGGTCGAAATCCTGTTCCGCGACCGGCCGCAGGGCAATGTGCTGGTGCAGTGCTTTGCCGGCCCGCCGCCCGCGGCCACCGTCTACACCGATGAACTCAACCGCGCCGACCTCGACCTGTTCGAGGCGCGCCGCAAGACGCCGTGA
- a CDS encoding YnfA family protein → MTELKTLLLFLATAVAEIVGCYLPYRWLREDGSAWLLLPAAASLALFAWLLTLHPAASGRIYAAYGGVYVFVAVLWLWGVDGVRPTVWDITGSLIALCGMAVIMFAPGGD, encoded by the coding sequence GTGACCGAACTCAAGACCCTGCTGCTTTTCCTCGCCACCGCGGTGGCCGAAATCGTCGGCTGCTACCTGCCCTACCGCTGGCTGCGCGAGGACGGCAGCGCCTGGCTGCTGCTGCCGGCGGCCGCCAGCCTGGCCCTGTTCGCTTGGCTGCTGACGCTGCACCCGGCCGCGTCGGGCCGCATCTACGCCGCCTACGGTGGGGTGTACGTGTTCGTCGCGGTGCTGTGGCTGTGGGGCGTGGACGGCGTGCGTCCCACCGTGTGGGACATCACCGGCTCGCTGATTGCGCTGTGCGGCATGGCGGTGATCATGTTCGCGCCCGGTGGAGACTGA
- a CDS encoding YceI family protein: MRIALLFAVTLAACAPRPVPVTVAPDASAPAGFPERDYLRALEAGRSIHRVDAAASLGVVEVRRGGRLAFAGHDHVVASHDLRGWVDAAAGRADLYLRLDQLVVDEPELRAAAGFDTRPGEEAIAGTRRNMLERVLDAPQFPYLTLRVDGLKPAESGEARTDRRPVILATAITLHGVTRELAVPAVLVETGGNLRVSGDFTLRQSDFGITPLSVLGGALQVQDALRLRFDIVARRLGGRG; encoded by the coding sequence ATGCGGATTGCGCTGCTGTTCGCAGTGACGCTGGCGGCATGCGCCCCGCGGCCGGTGCCGGTGACGGTGGCGCCGGATGCGTCGGCGCCAGCCGGCTTTCCGGAGCGCGACTACCTGCGCGCCCTAGAGGCCGGCCGGTCGATCCACCGGGTGGACGCCGCGGCCTCGCTTGGCGTCGTGGAGGTGAGGCGGGGAGGACGGCTCGCCTTTGCGGGTCACGACCACGTTGTCGCCAGCCACGATCTGCGCGGCTGGGTGGATGCCGCCGCCGGTCGTGCCGATCTTTACCTGCGGCTCGACCAGTTGGTGGTCGATGAGCCGGAGCTGCGCGCCGCGGCGGGCTTCGACACCCGCCCGGGCGAGGAGGCGATTGCCGGCACCCGCCGCAACATGCTGGAGCGCGTGCTGGACGCGCCGCAGTTCCCCTATCTCACGCTGCGGGTGGACGGGTTGAAACCGGCGGAGTCCGGCGAAGCCCGGACGGACAGGCGGCCGGTCATCCTCGCCACGGCGATCACGCTGCACGGCGTGACGCGCGAGCTGGCGGTGCCGGCGGTGCTGGTGGAAACAGGGGGCAACCTGCGGGTCAGCGGCGATTTCACGCTACGACAGAGCGATTTCGGCATCACGCCGCTGTCGGTGCTGGGTGGCGCGCTGCAGGTTCAGGATGCGCTGCGCCTGCGCTTCGACATCGTGGCCCGTCGCCTGGGCGGACGGGGCTAG
- a CDS encoding ferredoxin--NADP reductase, with amino-acid sequence MAAYITEKVLSVHHWNDTLFSFTTTRDRALRFENGQFVMIGLEVNGRPLTRAYSIASPNYEEHLEFFSIKVPDGPLTSRLQHLQPGDELLVSRKPTGTLVLSDLLPGKHLYLFSTGTGLAPFMSVIRDLDVYDRFEKIVLIHGVRYVSEVAYEHYITHELPQHEFLGEMVKEKLIYYPTVTREPFRNQGRFTDLIESGKLFEDIGLPPLDPAVDRVMICGSAAMLKSSRELLDRRGFRMSKRIGDAGDYVIEHAFVEK; translated from the coding sequence ATGGCAGCGTACATCACGGAAAAAGTCCTCAGCGTGCATCACTGGAACGACACCTTGTTCTCGTTCACCACCACGCGCGACCGCGCGCTGCGTTTCGAGAACGGGCAGTTCGTGATGATCGGCCTGGAGGTCAACGGCCGCCCGCTGACGCGCGCCTACAGCATCGCCAGCCCCAACTACGAGGAACATCTGGAGTTCTTCAGCATCAAGGTGCCGGACGGCCCGCTCACCTCGCGCCTGCAGCACCTGCAGCCGGGCGACGAGCTGCTGGTGTCGCGCAAGCCCACCGGCACGCTGGTGCTGTCCGACCTGCTGCCGGGCAAGCATCTCTACCTGTTCTCCACCGGCACCGGGCTGGCGCCCTTCATGAGCGTGATCCGCGACCTCGACGTGTACGACCGCTTCGAGAAGATCGTGCTGATCCACGGCGTGCGCTACGTCAGCGAAGTGGCCTACGAGCACTACATCACCCACGAGCTGCCGCAGCACGAGTTCCTGGGCGAAATGGTGAAGGAGAAGCTGATCTACTACCCCACGGTCACCCGCGAACCCTTCCGCAACCAGGGCCGCTTCACCGACCTGATCGAAAGCGGCAAGCTGTTCGAGGACATCGGCCTGCCGCCGCTCGATCCGGCGGTGGACCGGGTGATGATCTGCGGCAGCGCGGCGATGCTGAAAAGCTCGCGCGAATTGCTCGACCGCCGCGGTTTCCGCATGTCCAAGCGCATCGGCGACGCCGGCGACTACGTGATCGAGCACGCCTTCGTCGAAAAGTAA
- a CDS encoding J domain-containing protein: protein MPDNSYAAAGADEWVIWNGEHGLVTTATLGHVEAGPDGRRAWLEEPFDMVGPFDLDELEARGRIAFAACIVMSRQRWQDDQVELRRESLHLRRAAQQRMNEEFARFAGRRQGRQEAPRQPADERPHREALGLPASGRLERRQVNAAFRRLAQKAHPDVGGSHEQFVRITKAREVLLDTLS from the coding sequence ATGCCTGACAACAGCTACGCCGCGGCCGGCGCGGACGAATGGGTCATCTGGAATGGCGAGCACGGCCTGGTGACCACCGCAACGCTCGGCCACGTGGAAGCCGGGCCCGATGGCCGACGCGCCTGGCTGGAAGAACCCTTCGACATGGTCGGTCCGTTCGACCTCGACGAACTCGAGGCCCGCGGCCGCATCGCCTTCGCCGCCTGCATCGTCATGTCGCGCCAGCGCTGGCAGGACGACCAGGTGGAATTGCGGCGCGAGTCCCTGCACCTGCGCCGCGCCGCGCAGCAGCGCATGAACGAGGAATTCGCGCGCTTCGCGGGACGACGCCAAGGCCGGCAGGAGGCCCCCCGCCAGCCGGCGGACGAGCGCCCCCATCGCGAGGCGCTGGGCCTGCCCGCCAGCGGCAGGCTGGAACGACGCCAGGTCAATGCCGCCTTCCGCCGGCTCGCCCAGAAGGCGCATCCCGACGTCGGCGGCAGTCACGAACAGTTCGTGCGCATCACCAAGGCACGCGAAGTCCTGCTCGACACCCTTTCCTGA
- a CDS encoding ArsR/SmtB family transcription factor, with the protein MDLDEIIKALAHPVRRDILRWLKEPEKHFADQEHPLEVGVCAGKFERCGLSQSTVSTHLAVLQRAELVTTRRIGQWVFYKRNEDTIAEFLRQIGSEL; encoded by the coding sequence ATGGATCTCGACGAAATCATCAAGGCGCTGGCGCACCCCGTCCGGCGCGACATCCTGCGCTGGCTCAAGGAGCCGGAAAAGCACTTTGCCGACCAGGAGCATCCGCTGGAGGTCGGCGTGTGCGCCGGCAAGTTCGAGCGCTGCGGCCTCTCCCAATCCACCGTATCCACCCATCTCGCGGTCCTGCAGCGCGCCGAACTGGTCACCACGCGCCGGATCGGGCAGTGGGTGTTCTACAAACGCAACGAAGACACCATCGCTGAATTCCTGCGCCAGATCGGCAGCGAGCTTTGA
- a CDS encoding DM13 domain-containing protein — protein sequence MSRTLLLAATHLVALGAGFALGVYALPLLTAPPAPSDVELATVAGQAGFSGEFRRDLKDSDALHWGEGRVSVGTHTIALQGRLAPGPDYKLYLSPEFVETEADFQRLKPQMVRVGDVRTFDNFIVTVPPGVDVGRYTTAIVWCEAFSQFITAARYR from the coding sequence ATGTCCAGGACGCTCCTCCTCGCCGCCACCCACCTCGTCGCACTGGGCGCCGGCTTCGCGCTCGGCGTCTATGCCCTGCCGCTGCTCACCGCCCCGCCCGCCCCCAGCGACGTCGAGCTGGCCACGGTCGCCGGCCAGGCCGGCTTCAGCGGCGAGTTCCGCCGCGACCTGAAGGACAGCGACGCGCTGCACTGGGGCGAGGGCCGTGTTTCGGTGGGCACCCACACGATCGCGCTGCAGGGGCGGCTGGCCCCCGGGCCGGACTACAAGCTCTACCTGTCGCCGGAGTTCGTCGAAACAGAAGCCGACTTCCAGCGCCTCAAACCGCAGATGGTGCGCGTGGGCGACGTACGCACCTTCGACAACTTCATCGTCACCGTTCCGCCCGGCGTGGATGTCGGCCGCTACACCACCGCGATCGTCTGGTGCGAGGCCTTCAGCCAGTTCATCACCGCCGCCCGCTACCGCTGA
- a CDS encoding NYN domain-containing protein: protein MASSPDNVSMALFCDFENVALGVRDAKYDKFDIKRVLERLLLKGSIVVKKAYCDWERYKGFKAAMHEANFELIEIPHVRQSGKNSADIRLVVDALDLCYTKAHVNTFVIISGDSDFSPLVSKLRENAKQVIGVGVKQSTSDLLIANCDEFIFYDDLVRESQPAAARREASEAQPATRRSPEEEKRRKEELAARKSQAIEFAVETFEALLAERGDSGKIWASMLKEAIKRRKPGFNETYYGFRAFGNLLEEAQARGLLEFGRDEKSGAYVYRSNAVPAVAAVAESAHDAPAPAHSHEPAAPASTDITVDAAAETAGAVPAPAERPAPRRPRPGEARSAKKSAKQVIEPPAAPEAAAQPAGRRRGRRGNGTTLTEGAPAPVVVEIAAEPPRASERPAEVVFVVAPAEETPAQEAAAPKGNRRRGGQRKAGTPAEAPAPAAAETAAAKTAPAPAPNEEGAADKPARKPAARRRPRKTETPPEAA, encoded by the coding sequence ATGGCCTCATCCCCGGATAACGTCAGCATGGCGCTGTTCTGCGACTTCGAAAACGTCGCGCTGGGCGTGCGGGATGCGAAGTACGACAAGTTCGACATCAAGCGCGTGCTCGAACGCCTGCTGCTCAAGGGCAGCATCGTGGTCAAGAAGGCCTATTGCGACTGGGAGCGCTACAAGGGCTTCAAGGCGGCGATGCACGAAGCCAACTTCGAACTGATCGAAATCCCCCACGTACGCCAGTCCGGCAAGAACTCGGCCGACATCCGGCTGGTGGTCGATGCGCTAGACCTCTGCTACACCAAGGCCCACGTCAATACCTTCGTCATCATCTCGGGCGATTCCGACTTCTCCCCGCTGGTCTCCAAGCTGCGCGAAAACGCCAAGCAGGTGATCGGCGTCGGCGTGAAGCAATCGACCTCCGACCTGCTGATCGCCAACTGCGACGAATTCATCTTCTACGACGACCTGGTGCGCGAGTCCCAGCCCGCCGCCGCGCGCCGCGAGGCCAGCGAGGCCCAGCCGGCCACCCGCCGCTCGCCGGAAGAGGAAAAGCGCCGCAAGGAAGAGCTGGCGGCACGCAAGAGCCAGGCGATCGAGTTCGCGGTGGAAACCTTCGAGGCGCTGCTCGCCGAACGCGGCGACAGCGGCAAGATCTGGGCGTCGATGCTCAAGGAGGCGATCAAGCGCCGCAAGCCGGGCTTCAACGAGACCTACTACGGCTTCCGGGCCTTCGGCAACCTGCTGGAGGAAGCGCAGGCGCGCGGTCTGCTGGAGTTCGGCCGCGACGAGAAGTCCGGCGCCTATGTCTATCGCAGCAACGCGGTGCCGGCGGTTGCTGCGGTGGCGGAATCGGCCCACGACGCCCCCGCCCCGGCGCATTCCCACGAGCCCGCTGCGCCCGCGAGTACCGACATCACGGTCGACGCTGCCGCCGAGACCGCGGGGGCGGTGCCCGCCCCTGCCGAACGTCCGGCGCCGCGCCGGCCCCGCCCCGGCGAAGCCCGCAGCGCCAAGAAGTCCGCCAAGCAGGTGATCGAACCGCCCGCGGCGCCGGAAGCCGCCGCGCAGCCCGCAGGCCGCCGCCGCGGTCGCCGTGGCAACGGCACCACGCTGACCGAAGGCGCCCCGGCGCCGGTGGTGGTGGAGATTGCGGCAGAACCGCCGCGTGCGTCCGAGCGGCCCGCCGAAGTGGTGTTCGTGGTGGCGCCGGCCGAAGAAACGCCGGCTCAGGAAGCTGCGGCGCCAAAGGGCAATCGTCGCCGTGGCGGACAGCGCAAGGCCGGCACCCCGGCAGAAGCGCCTGCCCCGGCGGCAGCGGAAACGGCCGCCGCCAAAACGGCACCCGCCCCGGCCCCCAATGAGGAAGGCGCCGCGGACAAGCCGGCGCGCAAACCAGCCGCGCGGCGCCGCCCGCGCAAGACCGAAACGCCGCCCGAAGCCGCGTAA